The Natrinema sp. DC36 genome includes the window AGCACCGAATCGGCATCGGAGACAGACTTCGAGACCGAAAGCGAGACGGAGGCCGCCGACGACGAATCCGGCGGCAAGGGCAAAAGCGCCGCCGGCGCGCTGGTCGCGCTCGTCGTCCTGGTCGGCATCGCCGTCGCCGCGAAAAAGTTCCGCGGCGGCGACGAGGAATCGGACCTCGAGCCCGAAGCGGAACCCGACGTCATCGTCAACTGACCGTCGGCGTCCGAAGCGGGCCATCGGCTGATCGGTGATCGGTCGGCAGTCGAAATCGTCGGCCTGGCCGTTTCTGACCGACGGCGTCGGGTCTTCGCACCGACGCGAGCCGAGCCGAACGCTTTTGCGCGTCCTCGTCATAGCCGGAGTCGTGAATCTCTATCGTAGCGCCCGGGCCGTCGCCGGGGCGTCCGGTGACGACGCGATCGACTGGCGGTCGGCCGCCGACGCCGCCAAGGCGGCGACCGATCCCGGCTCGCTCGAGCTCGAACCCGGCGAGCGCGAGGCGTACGCTCGCGACGTCCGGGACGCGCGGGCCGCCGTGCGGTCGGTTTCCGGCGTCGAGTTCGACGTGCCCGAGACCGTCGAGATCCAGAACCGCCACCACTGGATCGACGCGAACGTCGCCACCTTCGAGCGGGTCATGCAGACGCTCGAGACCCACACCGGCGCGTTCCCCGGCGTCGCCCGGACGATCAACACGGGGACGATGACCGTCCTGCTCTCCTTCCTCGGACGGAACGTCCTCGGGCAGTACGACCCCCTCCTGCTCGCCGATGCCCCCACGGACGACCACGCGCTGTACTTCGTCCGGCCGAACATCCTCAACGCCGCCGCGAAACTCGAGGTCGACGCCGACCGGTTCCGCCGCTGGATCGCCTTCCACGAGGTGACCCACGCCGCGGAGTTCGGGGCCGCACCGTGGCTCTCCGACCACCTCGAGGCCCGCATGGAAGACGGGATCGCGACGCTCTCGGAGGGATCGTTCGACCGGGACGCGTTCCGTGATCTCGACGCCGCGATGACCGTCGTCGAGGGCTACGCCGAACTCCTGATGGATCACGCGTTCGACGAGGAGTACGAGGACCTGCGGCGCAAGCTGGACGAGCGGCGACAGGGGCGGGGGCCGCTGCAGAAGCTCTTCCGTCGTCTGCTCGGCCTCGGCCTCAAGGAGCGCCAGTACGAGCGCGGCAAGAACTTCTTCGAGCACGTCCTCGCCGTTCGCGACCTCGAGACGGCGAGTCTCGTCTGGGAGGGTCCAGAGAACCTCCCGAGCCACGACGAGCTCGACGCGCCGGGGACGTGGATCCAGCGCGTCGATCGCTAGGTTCGATCGGTTCTCGAGGTGTTGTGTCTCAGCTCGAGGGAGAAATCGCTACTCTGCTGGTGATACGAGATCGTAGCATTGCCGGAGTCAAG containing:
- a CDS encoding zinc-dependent metalloprotease — translated: MNLYRSARAVAGASGDDAIDWRSAADAAKAATDPGSLELEPGEREAYARDVRDARAAVRSVSGVEFDVPETVEIQNRHHWIDANVATFERVMQTLETHTGAFPGVARTINTGTMTVLLSFLGRNVLGQYDPLLLADAPTDDHALYFVRPNILNAAAKLEVDADRFRRWIAFHEVTHAAEFGAAPWLSDHLEARMEDGIATLSEGSFDRDAFRDLDAAMTVVEGYAELLMDHAFDEEYEDLRRKLDERRQGRGPLQKLFRRLLGLGLKERQYERGKNFFEHVLAVRDLETASLVWEGPENLPSHDELDAPGTWIQRVDR